The Malus sylvestris chromosome 12, drMalSylv7.2, whole genome shotgun sequence genome contains a region encoding:
- the LOC126594593 gene encoding uncharacterized protein LOC126594593 → MAESDSRSVPEETLKPFYQRASEAEDRLSRLEAALASKKDSATDGSSKVINELQSQIKDACAKVSLEEEKNKKLAAENAKLQYRIQHLVQAVRDGDDKLEKMKETMHE, encoded by the exons ATGGCGGAGAGTGATAGTCGAAGCGTCCCCGAAGAGACCTTGAAGCCCTTTTACCAGAGGGCCTCTGAAGCCGAG GACCGCTTATCAAGACTTGAAGCTGCCCTCGCAAGCAAGAAGG ATTCTGCAACAGATGGTTCTTCAAAGGTGATCAACGAACTCCAGTCACAGATAAAAGATGCATGTGCGAAGGTGTctttagaagaagaaaag AACAAGAAGCTTGCTGCTGAAAATGCAAAGCTCCAATACCGCATACAGCATCTTGTTCAGGCAGTGAGAGATGGTGATGACAAGTTGGAGAAAATGAAA
- the LOC126594586 gene encoding glycerol-3-phosphate dehydrogenase [NAD(+)] GPDHC1, cytosolic, whose product MVGSIEAVNRNLYSNGSVQNFNALEEKLDELRIRLGKANGDPLRIVGVGAGAWGSVFAAVLQDSYGQFRDKVQIRIWRRPGRAVDRATAEHLFEVINSREDVLRRLIRRCAYLKYVEARLGDRTLYADEILKDGFCLNMIDTPLCPLKVVTSLQEAVWDADIVVNGLPSTETKEVFEEISNYWKERITDPIIISLAKGIEAALEPLPHIITPTRIIHRATGVPIENILYLGGPNIASEIYNKEYANARICGAEKWRKPLAKFLRQPHFIVWDNSDLVTHEVMGGLKNVYAIGAGMVAALTKESATSKSVYFAHCTSEMIFITHLLAEEPEKLAGPLLADTYVTLLKGRNAWYGQMLAKGELNRDMGENISGKGMIQGVSAVKAFYELLSQSSLNVLHPEENKPVAPVELCPILKTLYKILITREQSSQAILQALRDENLNDPRERIEIAQSHVFYRPSLLGQPLTSFRLQDKVVI is encoded by the exons ATGGTGGGGAGCATTGAGGCTGTGAATCGTAATTTATACTCGAACGGATCTGTTCAGAACTTTAATGCATTGGAGGAGAAGCTTGACGAGCTCCGAATCCGCCTTGGAAAGGCTAATGGTGATCCTTTGAGAATTGTTGGTGTCGGTGCGGGTGCATGGGGCAGTGTTTTTGCTGCTGTGTTGCAGGATAGCTATGGTCAATTTCGAGACAAGGTTCAGATAAGGATATGGAGAAGACCGGGAAGAGCTGTTGATAGAGCCACAGCCGAACATCTTTTTGAGGTGATCAACTCGAGGGAGGATGTGTTGAGGAGGTTGATCCGGCGTTGTGCGTATTTGAAATATGTGGAGGCAAGGTTGGGGGATCGAACTCTCTATGCCGATGAGATTTTAAAAGATGGATTTTGTTTGAACATGATCGATACCCCTCTTTGTCCTTTGAAGGTTGTAACCAGTTTACAGGAGGCTGTTTGGGATGCTGATATTGTGGTGAATGGCTTGCCATCAACGGAAACAAAAGAGGTGTTTGAAGAGATAAGTAATTATTGGAAGGAAAGAATCACAGATCCTATTATCATCTCTTTGGCGAAAGGTATTGAGGCTGCACTGGAACCTCTCCCGCATATCATAACTCCCACGCGAATTATTCATCGGGCGA CTGGTGTACCTATAGAGAACATACTTTATCTGGGTGGCCCAAACATTGCCTCAGAAATCTACAACAAGGAATATGCTAATGCTCGAATATGCGGAGCTGAGAAGTGGAGAAAACCTCTTGCAAAATTCTTAAGGCAACCCCATTTTATTGTCTGGGACAATAGTGATCTTGTTACACATGAAGTCATGGGTGGCTTAAAGAATGTCTATGCCATCGGAGCAG GGATGGTAGCAGCTCTCACAAAGGAAAGTGCTACCAGCAAATCTGTATACTTTGCACATTGTACCTCGGAGATGATATTTATCACTCATTTGTTGGCGGAAGAGCCCGAGAAACTTGCAGGGCCTTTGCTGGCTGACACATATGTAACCCTGTTGAAAGGTCGCAATGCGTGGTATGGGCAAATGTTAGCCAAAGGAGAACTAAACCGGGATATGGGTGAAAACATCAGTGGCAAGGGAATGATTCAG GGTGTCTCTGCAGTCAAAGCATTTTATGAACTTCTCAGTCAGTCGAGCCTAAATGTGTTGCATCCTGAGGAAAACAAGCCTGTTGCTCCCGTAGAGCTCTGCCCCATCTTGAAGACactatataaaatattgataacAAG GGAGCAATCATCACAAGCTATTCTTCAAGCGTTGAGGGATGAAAACTTGAACGATCCCAGGGAACGCATTGAGATTGCACAGAGCCATGTCTTCTATAGGCCTTCCCTTCTCGGACAGCCTTTGACTAGTTTCCGGTTGCAAGATAAAGTGGTAATATAA